Proteins found in one Asterias amurensis chromosome 13, ASM3211899v1 genomic segment:
- the LOC139946019 gene encoding uncharacterized protein: MSGIVLTLTLLVCILVITEACSPSSTGSGGRSHTPSPASGGNVYNPGKGPIPPHPFRRRRDDNEDVSLDKKLQAMNKMMSELFDELDADDDTKVSKEEWVRRKGNAEDYVQIVATFDKNGDGLLSRDEFLAASKS, translated from the exons ATGTCTGGCATAGTACTCACATTGACTCTTCTAGTCTGCATCCTGGTCATCACTGAGGCGTGCTCACCATCATCTACAGGCAGTGGAGGCAGGAGCCACACACCGTCTCCAGCGAGTGGTGGCAATGTCTACAACCCGGGAAAGGGACCGATTCCCCCGCACCCATTCAG AAGACGTAGAGATGACAACGAAGATGTCTCCCTCGACAAGAAATTGCAAGCCATGAATAAGATGATGAGCGAACTATTTGACGAACTGGACGCGGATGACGACACTAAAGTGAGCAAGGAGGAGTGGGTGAGGCGGAAGGGCAACGCGGAGGACTATGTGCAGATTGTGGCCACATTCGACAAAAATG gAGATGGCTTGTTATCGCGTGATGAATTTCTGGCAGCATCAAAATCGTGA